One genomic segment of Vagococcus intermedius includes these proteins:
- a CDS encoding recombinase family protein: MTKIGYARVSSKEQNLERQFELLERAQVTKIFLDKLSGKDNNRPQLKEMLNYIREDDIIVAAELDRLGRNNKEVTSVMNQIQDKGATLEILNLPSLSGIQNDNLRRLLNNLIIELFKYTAENERKQIRERQRQGIELAKEKDKYKGRPLAYSSDSTDKQKRLTYEKIVEMLEKDVPITHISKELDVARNTIYRIRDEK; the protein is encoded by the coding sequence ATGACAAAGATAGGATATGCTAGAGTTTCGTCTAAGGAACAAAATTTAGAAAGACAATTCGAATTGTTAGAACGTGCGCAAGTCACTAAAATATTTTTGGATAAATTAAGTGGGAAAGATAATAATCGACCACAATTAAAAGAGATGCTTAACTATATTAGAGAAGATGATATAATAGTTGCAGCAGAACTTGACCGCTTAGGTCGTAATAATAAAGAAGTTACGAGTGTTATGAACCAAATACAAGATAAAGGGGCAACACTTGAAATCCTTAATTTACCCTCTTTAAGCGGTATACAAAACGATAACTTGCGGAGGTTGCTGAATAACCTAATCATCGAACTGTTCAAGTACACGGCTGAGAATGAGCGTAAACAGATACGTGAGAGGCAAAGACAGGGTATTGAGTTGGCTAAAGAAAAAGATAAGTACAAGGGACGTCCTTTGGCTTATAGTTCTGATTCAACTGATAAACAGAAACGTTTAACGTATGAAAAGATAGTTGAGATGTTGGAGAAAGATGTTCCAATAACTCATATTTCTAAAGAGTTGGATGTGGCGAGGAATACGATTTATAGGATTAGAGATGAAAAATAA